A single genomic interval of Acidimicrobiales bacterium harbors:
- the meaB gene encoding methylmalonyl Co-A mutase-associated GTPase MeaB, translating to MTTAADYVDGVLAGDRTWIGRAITLVESTRADHRQLASEVLAGLVTHSGDAHRVGITGVPGVGKSTFIDALGSQLTGAGHRVAVLAVDPSSTVSGGSILGDKTRMARLSVDPAAFIRPSPAAGTLGGVTRTTRETMVVLEAAGHDVVLVETVGVGQSETVVASMVDMFCVLALPGAGDELQGIKKGVLELADMIAVNKADGPGVTAARQAVRDYRAALRLLRPTSPSWDPPVLACSALTGDGLDDFWETVERHRETLTGTGEFDERRRRQQLQWMWSMVEDRLVERLRADPAVAAVVARVEPGVMEGTKAASVAAEEILSAFAGDGAGGGVTGHGAAPGG from the coding sequence GTGACCACCGCCGCCGACTACGTCGACGGCGTCCTCGCCGGGGACCGGACCTGGATCGGCCGGGCGATCACGCTGGTCGAGAGCACCCGGGCCGATCACCGTCAGCTCGCGTCGGAGGTGTTGGCCGGTCTGGTCACCCACTCCGGTGACGCCCACCGGGTGGGGATCACCGGCGTGCCCGGTGTCGGCAAGAGCACGTTCATCGACGCCCTCGGTTCGCAGCTGACCGGGGCGGGTCACCGGGTCGCGGTGCTCGCCGTGGACCCGTCGAGCACGGTCAGCGGCGGTTCGATCCTCGGCGACAAGACCCGCATGGCCCGACTGTCCGTCGACCCGGCTGCGTTCATCCGGCCGTCACCTGCAGCGGGAACGCTCGGCGGGGTCACCCGGACCACCCGCGAGACGATGGTCGTGCTCGAGGCGGCGGGTCACGACGTGGTTCTGGTGGAGACCGTGGGCGTCGGCCAGTCCGAGACCGTCGTAGCGTCGATGGTCGACATGTTCTGCGTGCTCGCACTACCCGGGGCCGGTGACGAGTTGCAGGGGATCAAGAAGGGCGTGCTCGAGCTCGCGGACATGATCGCGGTCAACAAGGCCGACGGTCCCGGTGTCACAGCCGCTCGTCAGGCGGTGCGGGACTACCGTGCCGCCCTGCGCCTGCTGCGCCCCACCTCACCCTCGTGGGACCCGCCCGTACTGGCGTGTTCGGCGCTGACCGGTGACGGCCTCGACGACTTCTGGGAGACCGTCGAACGCCACCGTGAGACTCTGACCGGGACAGGGGAGTTCGACGAGCGCCGCCGGCGTCAGCAGCTCCAGTGGATGTGGTCGATGGTGGAGGACCGCCTCGTCGAGCGCCTCCGTGCGGACCCGGCGGTCGCAGCGGTCGTCGCCCGGGTCGAGCCCGGGGTCATGGAGGGGACGAAGGCCGCATCGGTTGCAGCCGAGGAGATTCTCTCCGCCTTTGCCGGTGACGGCGCCGGGGGTGGCGTTACCGGCCACGGCGCGGCCCCCGGGGGCTAG
- a CDS encoding FMN-binding glutamate synthase family protein: MSTWLIVVVVIVAPLVALAAYDLVQTRHAILRNFPLVGHLRYLLERVGPELRQYIVTDNDEERPFSRDQRRYVYASSKLENSYFGFGTDNRLEEASGYVVIRQSALPHAGHSEGLHDLPCAKVLGEANGRPGAFRPGSVVNVSAMSFGSLSGAAVEALNRGAAIGGFLHNTGEGGIAEHHLHGGDLVYQLGTGYFGSRGPDGAFEMDRLLETIEGRPVRAIEIKLSQGAKPGLGGVLPAAKVTDEIARCRGVPAGVTVVSPNAHTAFGDVGGLVDFVEGIAAATGLPVGIKSAVGERDFWIELADTMATRRAGPDFVTIDGGEGGTGAAPLVFADHVALPLRLGLAEVFGVFAARDLTERVVFVASGKLGFAQEALVAMALGADCINVAREAMLAIGCIQAQRCHTGHCPTGVATQGRWLSRGLDPTSKADRVANYVAALRHDMLRLAWACGVSHPALVDPDRIELLDGLDRTTPLLERYRHEGAWHAVDSDTRRRIDDLMA; encoded by the coding sequence GTGTCGACATGGCTGATCGTCGTGGTCGTGATCGTGGCCCCGCTGGTGGCGCTGGCGGCCTACGACCTCGTCCAGACACGCCATGCGATTCTGCGGAACTTCCCGCTGGTCGGCCATCTCCGGTATCTGCTCGAACGCGTCGGTCCCGAACTACGCCAGTACATCGTCACCGACAACGACGAGGAACGTCCGTTCAGTCGCGACCAGCGGCGCTACGTCTACGCCTCGTCGAAGCTCGAGAACAGCTACTTCGGGTTCGGCACCGACAATCGTCTCGAGGAGGCGTCCGGGTACGTCGTGATCCGCCAGTCGGCGCTTCCCCACGCTGGTCACAGCGAGGGCCTCCACGACCTGCCGTGCGCCAAGGTTCTGGGGGAGGCGAACGGGCGCCCCGGAGCGTTCCGTCCCGGCTCCGTCGTCAACGTGTCGGCGATGAGCTTCGGCTCGCTCAGCGGTGCCGCCGTGGAGGCCCTCAACCGCGGTGCAGCGATCGGGGGGTTTCTCCACAACACCGGCGAGGGCGGCATCGCCGAGCACCACCTTCACGGTGGGGACCTCGTCTACCAGCTCGGCACCGGGTACTTCGGGTCTCGCGGTCCCGACGGCGCTTTCGAGATGGACCGCCTGCTCGAGACCATCGAGGGGCGTCCCGTCAGGGCGATAGAGATCAAGCTCAGCCAGGGCGCCAAGCCCGGTCTCGGAGGTGTGTTGCCGGCGGCGAAGGTGACCGACGAGATCGCACGATGCCGGGGAGTCCCCGCCGGGGTGACGGTCGTGAGCCCCAACGCGCACACCGCGTTCGGCGACGTGGGTGGGCTGGTCGACTTCGTCGAGGGCATCGCCGCGGCCACGGGTCTGCCCGTCGGCATCAAGTCCGCCGTCGGTGAGCGGGATTTCTGGATCGAACTGGCCGACACGATGGCCACACGCCGGGCGGGGCCGGACTTCGTCACGATCGACGGCGGGGAGGGCGGAACCGGTGCCGCCCCGCTGGTCTTCGCGGATCACGTGGCGCTCCCTCTGCGGCTCGGGCTGGCCGAGGTCTTCGGTGTCTTCGCCGCGCGGGATCTGACCGAGCGGGTGGTCTTCGTCGCATCGGGCAAGCTCGGATTCGCCCAGGAGGCGCTGGTTGCGATGGCTCTCGGCGCGGACTGCATCAACGTCGCCCGAGAGGCCATGCTCGCAATCGGCTGCATCCAGGCACAGCGCTGCCACACCGGGCACTGCCCCACCGGCGTGGCGACGCAGGGACGCTGGCTGTCACGGGGGCTCGACCCGACGTCGAAGGCCGATCGGGTAGCCAACTACGTCGCAGCGTTGCGCCACGACATGTTGCGTCTGGCATGGGCGTGCGGGGTGAGCCATCCCGCTCTCGTCGATCCGGACCGCATCGAGTTGCTGGACGGACTCGACCGGACGACCCCGCTCCTGGAGCGTTACCGCCACGAAGGCGCCTGGCACGCCGTCGATTCCGACACCCGACGCCGCATCGACGACCTCATGGCCTGA
- a CDS encoding DMT family transporter: MTLPPEVDSSKPRRRAEPPKVGPSAALDPDGDERAVSPLSVTAAAAGVALFSISPALIAGAEINGLAVGFWRVWFACAGMAVIAAVRGQLRPGVIGVTMLPGLAFGASTALFFTAVQMTSVANATLIGVLQPLPLLIAGRLFFRERASLRDASWIAVAIAGAGVMVLSARSAETGDIVGDLLAAASLVTMAVYFSSAKKARTTTGTLAFMVGLWAWAGVAMTPILFISGEQILPDAGSDWTRIALIAAIPGAGHALTNYSHEGVPLALVGVLQLFTPVGSSLLAWWLLDQSVTIWQVVGIVVVVVALSLYTLQRSAEPKKAPAEPEGG; the protein is encoded by the coding sequence GTGACGCTCCCGCCCGAGGTCGACTCGTCGAAGCCACGTCGTCGCGCCGAACCACCGAAGGTCGGGCCCTCGGCCGCTCTCGATCCCGACGGGGACGAACGGGCGGTTTCGCCCCTCAGCGTCACCGCAGCCGCCGCTGGCGTCGCGCTCTTCTCCATCAGCCCGGCGCTGATAGCGGGCGCCGAGATCAACGGACTGGCTGTCGGTTTCTGGCGGGTCTGGTTCGCCTGTGCCGGGATGGCGGTCATCGCCGCGGTCCGTGGGCAGCTGCGGCCGGGTGTGATCGGGGTGACGATGCTTCCCGGGCTGGCCTTCGGAGCGAGTACGGCCCTGTTCTTCACCGCGGTGCAGATGACGAGCGTGGCCAACGCCACGCTGATCGGGGTTCTCCAGCCGTTGCCGCTGCTGATCGCGGGGCGCCTGTTCTTCAGGGAGAGGGCCAGTCTCCGGGACGCCTCGTGGATCGCGGTGGCGATCGCGGGGGCGGGCGTCATGGTCCTGTCCGCACGATCGGCCGAGACCGGCGACATCGTCGGCGATCTGCTCGCCGCAGCGTCTCTCGTGACGATGGCCGTCTACTTCTCATCGGCGAAGAAGGCCCGCACCACGACGGGCACGCTCGCCTTCATGGTCGGCCTGTGGGCCTGGGCGGGCGTGGCGATGACGCCGATCCTGTTCATCTCGGGTGAACAGATCCTGCCCGACGCCGGTTCGGACTGGACGCGGATCGCGCTCATCGCCGCCATTCCCGGGGCCGGCCACGCCCTCACCAACTACTCACACGAGGGCGTGCCGCTCGCACTGGTCGGTGTCCTGCAGCTGTTCACGCCCGTCGGGTCCTCGCTGCTCGCCTGGTGGCTCCTCGACCAGTCGGTGACGATCTGGCAGGTCGTCGGCATCGTGGTCGTGGTTGTCGCACTCAGTCTCTACACGCTTCAGCGCTCAGCCGAGCCGAAGAAGGCTCCAGCGGAACCGGAGGGAGGCTGA
- a CDS encoding SRPBCC family protein has translation MPTVTSSIVIGTGPERIWEMLGDPAGYPDHVVVTDRMIEVPDGEFGLGSTYREYGGIKPFKGESTWTVTTFEPMTRQVHTGTDAAMNFELTTDLAPVDGGTRLTQTLVLTPKWFARPLNMAMWPLFLGKRAQAAMDQTLANVKAHAEKG, from the coding sequence ATGCCGACAGTCACGTCGTCGATCGTCATCGGAACCGGTCCGGAACGAATCTGGGAGATGCTGGGTGATCCCGCCGGCTACCCGGACCACGTCGTCGTCACCGATCGGATGATCGAGGTCCCCGATGGCGAGTTCGGACTCGGCTCGACCTACCGCGAGTACGGCGGGATCAAGCCGTTCAAAGGCGAGAGCACCTGGACGGTCACCACATTCGAGCCGATGACCCGCCAGGTCCACACCGGCACCGACGCCGCCATGAACTTCGAACTGACGACGGATCTGGCGCCCGTGGACGGAGGCACCCGACTCACCCAGACCCTTGTGCTGACCCCGAAGTGGTTCGCCCGCCCACTCAACATGGCGATGTGGCCGCTCTTCCTCGGCAAGCGGGCCCAGGCGGCCATGGATCAGACCCTGGCGAACGTCAAGGCCCACGCGGAGAAGGGCTGA